One Gimesia aquarii DNA segment encodes these proteins:
- a CDS encoding ComF family protein, with the protein MKYLRIQQIQSQSIRWLQTGRNFIYPPRCSLCGNAKICSGSDCGEQIERIAPQIEQACERCGADAGPYLDTSQGCSYCKNERFLFSRAIALGKYQGSLREFILKLKQNHGAHLGGDLGNLLYYRNQQKFKKLATDLIIPVPLYWTARLHRAHNPASIIAEVLSHRLQAKYSGNILAKRKRTAAQASLTPSNRRKNLRDAFEIRRKKQVVGQTILLVDDVMTTGSTANAVTRVLLDAGAKEINVAVIARAPGV; encoded by the coding sequence ATGAAATATTTGAGGATTCAACAGATTCAAAGCCAGTCAATACGCTGGCTGCAAACCGGGAGAAACTTCATCTACCCTCCTCGTTGCTCTCTCTGTGGAAATGCAAAGATTTGTTCTGGATCGGACTGCGGTGAACAGATAGAACGAATTGCTCCACAAATAGAACAGGCCTGTGAGCGATGCGGTGCCGATGCAGGTCCGTACCTGGATACTTCGCAAGGCTGCAGTTACTGTAAAAATGAACGTTTTTTATTTTCACGTGCGATAGCTCTGGGGAAATATCAGGGCTCTCTACGTGAATTTATCTTAAAGTTGAAACAAAACCACGGGGCCCATTTGGGAGGTGATCTGGGTAATCTATTATATTACCGAAATCAACAGAAGTTTAAGAAACTCGCTACCGATTTGATCATTCCGGTTCCCCTGTATTGGACGGCACGCTTACACCGCGCTCATAATCCAGCTAGTATCATTGCAGAGGTACTCTCACACCGCTTGCAAGCAAAATACTCCGGGAATATACTCGCAAAACGGAAACGGACTGCCGCACAGGCCAGTCTGACTCCTTCGAATAGAAGAAAAAACTTAAGAGACGCATTTGAAATACGCAGAAAAAAACAGGTAGTTGGACAGACAATCTTGCTGGTTGATGATGTCATGACTACTGGTTCAACTGCGAACGCTGTGACTCGCGTGCTGCTAGATGCAGGTGCGAAAGAAATTAATGTTGCAGTGATTGCCAGGGCACCGGGTGTTTGA
- the hpnE gene encoding hydroxysqualene dehydroxylase HpnE, protein MGDKNSEAVIIGGGLAGLACAVTLADRGVSVSLFESRPRLGGRASSFEDKQTQALIDNCQHVSMGCCEEFNRFCQTVGISYCFRREKQLYFVGPAKSNNDLSASNESRARFKVNSFAASSWLPAPLHLLPAFGGLSYLSIQEKMELVRGLKRLARIPVDFNNEPTMAEWLADQGQSQNVINRFWNVVLVSALSESLERISLSHAQKVFVDGFLRARDNWQVLIPTVPLEQLYGDVILRRLEQKQAKVHLQTGVERVQIEAGKVVGVQLRDGQDLSCERVIIAVPHQRVLSLLPDTFKGRESLESVEQIEAAPITSVHLWFDREITELPHAVFVDCLSQWMFNRSRIMQPSSETDFYYQIVISASHHLRGEERQGRSQKEIIAEVVEELSQIWPETRRAKLIHSRMVTEHQAVFSVQPGIEELRPSQRTDVSGLYLAGDWTSTGWPATMEGAVRSGLKAAEFLLDDLGQGESLLLQQTQTGILSKILFRL, encoded by the coding sequence TTGGGAGACAAAAACTCAGAAGCTGTCATCATTGGAGGTGGATTAGCCGGCTTGGCCTGTGCGGTCACACTTGCAGATCGGGGAGTATCGGTTTCATTATTTGAGTCTCGTCCCAGGTTGGGAGGGAGAGCTAGTTCCTTTGAGGATAAACAGACACAGGCTCTCATTGATAATTGTCAGCACGTTAGTATGGGCTGCTGCGAAGAGTTTAACCGGTTTTGTCAAACAGTGGGAATCTCATACTGTTTTCGTAGAGAAAAACAACTCTATTTTGTCGGGCCTGCTAAATCTAACAACGATCTCTCCGCTTCTAATGAATCCAGAGCGCGGTTCAAGGTGAATTCATTTGCAGCGAGTTCATGGCTGCCGGCACCCTTGCATTTACTGCCCGCATTTGGAGGTCTTTCTTATTTATCGATTCAGGAAAAAATGGAATTGGTCCGTGGACTCAAGCGGTTGGCTCGGATTCCCGTTGATTTTAACAATGAACCTACGATGGCAGAATGGCTTGCTGATCAGGGGCAATCTCAAAATGTAATCAATCGATTTTGGAATGTGGTGTTGGTGAGTGCCTTAAGTGAAAGTCTGGAGCGTATTTCACTATCGCATGCACAAAAAGTTTTTGTCGATGGTTTTTTAAGAGCACGCGATAATTGGCAGGTCCTCATTCCCACTGTGCCACTCGAGCAGTTGTATGGTGATGTGATTCTAAGACGCCTGGAACAGAAACAGGCAAAAGTTCATCTGCAAACGGGAGTTGAGCGGGTTCAGATCGAAGCGGGAAAAGTGGTCGGCGTACAATTGCGGGATGGACAGGATCTTTCCTGCGAGCGTGTCATCATTGCAGTACCTCATCAGCGTGTTTTGTCCCTGCTACCTGATACTTTTAAAGGACGCGAGTCTCTGGAAAGTGTGGAACAGATCGAAGCGGCTCCGATTACCAGCGTACATCTTTGGTTTGATCGGGAAATTACAGAACTTCCACATGCAGTTTTTGTAGATTGCCTTTCACAGTGGATGTTTAACCGTAGTCGGATTATGCAACCTTCTTCTGAGACAGATTTTTATTATCAGATTGTGATTTCTGCCAGTCACCATCTGCGAGGTGAAGAGAGGCAGGGCCGCTCTCAGAAAGAAATTATCGCAGAAGTTGTCGAAGAGCTAAGCCAAATCTGGCCTGAGACACGACGGGCAAAACTGATTCACAGCCGTATGGTAACGGAGCATCAGGCAGTCTTTTCTGTTCAACCAGGGATTGAAGAATTGCGCCCTTCACAGAGGACTGACGTGTCAGGTTTGTACCTCGCAGGAGATTGGACTTCTACCGGTTGGCCTGCCACGATGGAAGGGGCGGTTCGTAGCGGATTAAAGGCGGCTGAGTTCTTACTGGATGACCTGGGGCAAGGGGAATCATTATTATTACAGCAGACTCAGACTGGTATTCTATCCAAAATTCTCTTCAGACTGTAA
- a CDS encoding citrate/2-methylcitrate synthase produces the protein MERHPYRPGLSGIIATETEISQVQDGLTYRGYPIEELAKEASFIEVTYLLLQGELPSHEQLADFQTLLIETGNLPKPVIAAIQAIPPHIEMMEVIRTGISLLSHFDPQMEYGVFMSEVANAQYLLAMLPQLISYRYQQVHKLNPVEPNFHHSYAGSFWYMLKGEEPSQLEEEAFNAALITYADYGLAPSTFAARVVASTGSPLYSAVCSAIGSINGLLHCSSGAGVLDALQESIFSGNPEEWVCQEIAKGKRVLGFQASHHKPRDPRSAVLKDYCWQLADALGQKEMESAADTIEEIMLKVQKVHPRIEWHASRLLHYLGFEPELFMPIFTVSRLAGWVAHIIEQSENNHLFQPLSRYVGMDQRKYKPLPLRS, from the coding sequence ATGGAACGTCACCCTTATCGCCCCGGTTTATCCGGGATCATTGCTACAGAAACCGAGATTTCCCAAGTTCAAGATGGCTTAACTTATCGGGGTTATCCCATTGAAGAGTTGGCTAAGGAAGCTTCATTTATTGAAGTCACCTATCTCCTTTTACAAGGTGAGCTCCCCAGCCATGAGCAATTAGCCGACTTTCAAACGTTGCTGATTGAAACAGGCAATTTACCTAAGCCCGTTATCGCCGCTATTCAGGCCATTCCTCCCCATATCGAGATGATGGAAGTGATCCGAACTGGCATCAGTTTGTTGTCACACTTCGATCCCCAAATGGAATATGGCGTTTTCATGTCTGAAGTCGCCAATGCACAATATCTTTTAGCAATGTTGCCACAGCTAATCTCTTACCGATATCAACAGGTACATAAATTAAATCCAGTCGAACCTAATTTTCATCATTCTTATGCTGGCAGCTTCTGGTATATGCTGAAAGGGGAAGAACCATCTCAATTGGAAGAGGAAGCCTTTAACGCTGCATTAATTACCTATGCTGATTATGGGTTAGCCCCTTCTACTTTTGCAGCGCGTGTGGTCGCTTCAACCGGTAGCCCCCTCTATTCAGCGGTCTGTTCTGCCATTGGTTCGATCAATGGACTATTGCATTGTAGTTCGGGAGCAGGAGTTCTGGATGCCCTGCAAGAGTCGATTTTTTCGGGCAACCCGGAAGAATGGGTCTGTCAAGAAATAGCCAAAGGCAAAAGAGTGCTCGGTTTTCAAGCATCACATCACAAACCAAGAGATCCCCGCTCAGCAGTTCTCAAAGATTACTGTTGGCAATTGGCAGATGCGCTGGGACAGAAAGAAATGGAATCTGCAGCAGATACGATCGAAGAAATCATGCTGAAAGTTCAGAAAGTTCATCCACGAATTGAGTGGCATGCCAGCCGTCTGCTGCATTACCTTGGATTTGAACCAGAACTATTTATGCCAATCTTTACCGTTTCCCGCCTGGCAGGATGGGTAGCTCATATCATTGAGCAATCAGAAAATAATCACCTTTTTCAGCCTTTGTCACGATACGTTGGTATGGACCAACGAAAATACAAACCATTGCCACTACGCAGCTGA
- a CDS encoding amidophosphoribosyltransferase, with protein MSELFHECGIAAVYHLPNSDPSPLAPMGDPGKTSQLISRLLLDIQNRGQLAAGMTTFNPARNQLIDTHKDVGTVTEVFQLNHQNAFNNLMKKYQGPAAIGHVRYATCGKDERSYAQPFERHHIQKSKWFSFGFNGQLANYQELCQEILAESDFHLARETDTEILMHLISQELSKENPGELFDILGNLSQRLDGAYNIVFLDALGNMFVSRDPVGIRPLCYAFDGSLFAAASESVALANMGFDADEIHSLPPGSAIVIQDGKLTIREYAKPMQKAHCFFEWIYFANVCSTLDDQSVYIVRKRLGEELAQQETVPIDKDTIVVPVPDTAKAAADSMAFNLSVPSLEGLIRNRYIGRTFIEGANRQDKVRAKYTPLPEVLEDKRVLLVEDTIVRSTTMKALISQLKERGRAREVHVRVACPPIIGPCFYGIDMSTINELFAPRFLQGGEMTPEVEQAMAKAIGADSLKYLPKESIARAVGLPDNSLCQACIDTTYPTEAGRKLYQIAVENSQNDNGDDPHRTYDVSLTSPVRS; from the coding sequence ATGTCGGAACTCTTCCACGAATGTGGCATTGCTGCCGTCTATCATCTTCCCAACAGCGACCCCAGTCCTCTGGCCCCTATGGGAGACCCTGGTAAGACATCGCAACTGATCTCCCGGTTACTGCTGGATATTCAAAATCGTGGTCAGTTGGCGGCTGGCATGACGACGTTTAACCCTGCAAGAAACCAGTTAATCGATACACACAAAGACGTAGGTACCGTCACCGAAGTATTCCAACTCAATCATCAGAACGCCTTTAACAATCTGATGAAAAAGTACCAGGGTCCTGCTGCCATTGGTCATGTGCGTTATGCTACCTGTGGCAAAGATGAACGGAGCTATGCTCAACCTTTCGAACGGCATCACATTCAGAAATCGAAGTGGTTCAGCTTTGGCTTTAACGGGCAATTGGCAAACTACCAGGAACTCTGTCAGGAAATTCTGGCTGAATCCGATTTTCATCTCGCGCGAGAAACCGATACCGAAATTCTGATGCATTTGATCTCTCAGGAACTTTCGAAAGAAAATCCTGGGGAGCTCTTTGACATTCTGGGAAATCTCAGCCAACGTCTGGACGGTGCCTACAATATCGTCTTTCTGGATGCGTTAGGAAATATGTTTGTCTCGCGCGACCCGGTCGGCATTCGCCCCTTGTGTTATGCTTTTGATGGCTCCCTTTTTGCTGCGGCCAGTGAGAGTGTAGCACTGGCGAACATGGGCTTTGATGCAGACGAGATTCACAGTCTCCCCCCTGGCTCGGCAATCGTCATTCAGGATGGAAAGCTCACCATCCGTGAATATGCCAAACCGATGCAAAAAGCGCACTGCTTCTTTGAATGGATCTACTTCGCCAACGTTTGTAGTACACTCGATGACCAAAGTGTTTACATCGTTCGTAAACGACTGGGAGAAGAATTAGCTCAGCAAGAGACCGTTCCGATCGATAAAGATACGATCGTGGTCCCTGTTCCAGATACAGCAAAAGCGGCTGCAGATAGCATGGCCTTTAATTTGAGCGTTCCCAGTCTCGAAGGCCTCATTCGAAATCGCTATATTGGACGCACGTTTATCGAAGGCGCGAACCGTCAAGATAAGGTACGTGCTAAATACACGCCACTTCCTGAAGTTCTCGAAGACAAACGGGTGCTGCTTGTGGAAGATACGATCGTACGTTCAACCACGATGAAAGCGCTGATCAGCCAACTGAAAGAGCGCGGTCGAGCCCGAGAAGTTCACGTACGCGTGGCGTGCCCACCCATTATCGGCCCTTGTTTCTATGGCATTGATATGTCGACCATCAACGAGTTATTCGCCCCCCGTTTTCTACAGGGAGGTGAAATGACTCCGGAAGTGGAACAAGCGATGGCGAAGGCCATTGGTGCAGACAGCTTGAAATATCTGCCAAAGGAATCGATTGCTCGTGCCGTTGGGTTGCCTGACAATTCACTCTGTCAGGCCTGTATCGATACGACTTATCCGACTGAAGCCGGTCGCAAACTGTATCAAATCGCAGTCGAGAATTCGCAAAACGATAATGGCGATGACCCCCATCGAACCTATGACGTTTCGCTTACCAGCCCTGTCAGATCTTAA
- a CDS encoding DUF502 domain-containing protein, translating into MNSSTTQPPADENQNNQSEAQKIRPKHHFFVRGLAISLPPILTLVIVIWVAGIVNDYIISPTTTTVRYCIAYFTDTSEPRDNFVEVENLPPLEYCRTDYLISKKHAKEFQTIEKNSGPGAVTRNMVIDYAWVPFGDRAVPYEDYREVAKRIRASEMPTTAMGLYMELATTRWFKSLFNLSAVAVILTIIALYFLGRFVTARIGSWMVIKFEKGILARLPVVSNVYSSVKQVTDFFFNERTVDYSRVVAVEYPRRGIWSLGFVTGDSMLEMTVTAGEPLVAILIPTSPMPVTGYTMSIPKSEVVDLNITVDQAFQFCLSCGVLVPPQQKVTDELLREELGKRLLGDGKLAGFKVQIVPPEATLQTPTLESEPATDETKPEEPSTDQTEGPENPPHSN; encoded by the coding sequence ATGAATTCGAGTACAACTCAACCTCCCGCGGATGAGAACCAAAACAATCAGTCGGAGGCCCAAAAAATCAGGCCTAAGCACCATTTTTTTGTACGCGGACTGGCTATTAGCCTGCCTCCTATTCTGACACTGGTCATTGTGATCTGGGTCGCGGGGATTGTAAACGATTATATAATTTCTCCGACAACGACTACAGTTCGCTATTGTATTGCTTACTTCACAGATACTTCCGAGCCCAGAGATAATTTTGTGGAAGTAGAGAACCTGCCACCTCTCGAATACTGTCGAACAGATTATCTCATTAGTAAAAAACATGCCAAAGAGTTCCAGACCATAGAAAAAAATTCCGGTCCTGGCGCTGTAACTCGTAACATGGTGATCGATTATGCCTGGGTTCCATTTGGAGATCGAGCAGTACCTTATGAGGACTACCGCGAAGTAGCAAAACGAATTCGCGCCTCGGAAATGCCCACCACTGCAATGGGTCTGTATATGGAACTGGCAACCACTCGTTGGTTCAAAAGCCTGTTTAATCTAAGTGCCGTTGCGGTCATTTTAACAATTATCGCCTTGTATTTTCTGGGACGTTTTGTCACAGCTCGCATCGGTTCATGGATGGTCATCAAATTCGAAAAAGGAATACTCGCACGATTGCCAGTGGTCAGTAATGTGTATTCCTCAGTTAAACAAGTAACGGACTTTTTTTTCAACGAACGAACTGTGGACTATAGCCGTGTGGTGGCGGTAGAGTATCCCCGGCGAGGGATCTGGTCTTTGGGATTTGTTACGGGTGACAGTATGCTGGAAATGACCGTTACTGCGGGAGAACCACTGGTAGCGATTCTCATTCCGACTTCTCCTATGCCGGTGACCGGATATACGATGAGCATCCCGAAAAGTGAAGTTGTCGACTTGAATATCACTGTCGATCAAGCGTTTCAGTTTTGCCTTTCCTGTGGTGTACTTGTACCTCCCCAACAAAAAGTGACCGATGAACTACTGCGAGAGGAGTTGGGAAAACGGCTGTTAGGAGACGGAAAACTGGCTGGATTTAAAGTTCAGATTGTACCACCGGAAGCAACTCTCCAAACTCCCACTCTCGAAAGTGAACCTGCCACAGATGAAACAAAGCCAGAAGAGCCTTCGACTGATCAAACAGAGGGCCCGGAAAATCCACCACACTCAAATTGA
- a CDS encoding acyl-CoA thioesterase, with amino-acid sequence MSASHEMEIRVRYSETDAMGFLHHGNYFSYFEMGRTELFRSQGGNYREMEEKGYLLVVSKIECRYRRPARYDDVLTLRTTLSKVTGAKLEHDYELFRDGESIAAAHSVIACVDREGNIQRMPAALEQLGTEAP; translated from the coding sequence ATGTCTGCCTCTCATGAGATGGAAATCCGCGTTCGCTATAGTGAAACTGACGCGATGGGTTTTCTTCACCATGGAAATTATTTCAGCTATTTCGAAATGGGCCGTACTGAGCTCTTTCGATCACAGGGAGGTAATTACCGTGAAATGGAAGAGAAAGGGTATCTGCTCGTTGTCTCAAAAATTGAATGTCGTTACAGACGGCCTGCTCGCTATGATGATGTGTTGACACTCAGAACTACACTCTCCAAAGTCACTGGTGCCAAACTGGAGCATGATTACGAACTTTTCCGCGATGGCGAATCCATTGCGGCTGCACATAGCGTAATCGCTTGTGTCGATCGCGAGGGAAACATTCAGAGGATGCCAGCCGCCCTTGAACAACTGGGCACAGAAGCCCCGTGA
- the hemC gene encoding hydroxymethylbilane synthase produces MNQTSQQRPLRIATRASRLALWQAHYIADLLKKHSSKRPIEIVHITSEGDRNLTSPLSEFGGLGVFTREVQKAVLDGRADLAVHSLKDLPTEQAAGLQLAGIPERGPLYDVLIFPQDSEPLSDVSELPPDARIGTGSLRRRAQLLHQRSDLQMQEVRGNVETRLKKLDAGEYDALCLAEAGMVRLELLDQRVSLLLTPPEVYPAIGQGALGIECREDDEETSLLLNEISHQLTKAATTAERSLLSFLRAGCHAPIGCLSQLEEDQLQLEAVVLSGDGQERITASASGSLADARKIGVDTAKKLLDSGAGRLISNNDDS; encoded by the coding sequence ATGAACCAGACGTCTCAACAACGTCCTCTGCGAATCGCAACCCGTGCCAGCCGCCTCGCCCTCTGGCAGGCACATTATATTGCAGACTTGCTAAAAAAACATTCGAGCAAACGCCCCATTGAAATTGTTCACATTACATCAGAAGGAGACCGTAACCTGACTTCTCCTTTGTCTGAGTTTGGAGGGTTGGGTGTTTTTACGAGAGAAGTCCAGAAAGCCGTTTTAGATGGCCGAGCCGATCTCGCCGTACATAGTTTGAAGGATCTTCCTACTGAACAGGCAGCAGGATTGCAACTCGCTGGCATTCCAGAACGAGGTCCTCTGTATGACGTCCTGATCTTTCCGCAGGACTCTGAGCCCCTCAGCGATGTGTCTGAACTCCCTCCCGATGCCAGAATTGGAACCGGCAGTTTACGTCGACGGGCACAGTTGCTACATCAACGATCTGATTTACAGATGCAGGAAGTCCGAGGGAATGTTGAAACGCGACTTAAAAAACTTGATGCAGGTGAATACGATGCACTCTGTCTGGCTGAAGCCGGCATGGTTCGCCTGGAGTTATTGGATCAGCGAGTATCACTTCTGTTGACTCCCCCTGAAGTTTATCCTGCGATTGGACAAGGTGCTCTGGGGATTGAATGCCGTGAAGATGACGAGGAAACCAGTTTGCTTCTCAACGAAATCTCTCATCAACTGACAAAAGCGGCTACGACAGCAGAACGCAGCTTGCTTTCCTTCTTAAGAGCTGGCTGCCATGCCCCGATTGGATGTCTGTCTCAACTCGAAGAAGATCAGCTCCAACTGGAGGCAGTCGTCCTCAGTGGTGATGGCCAGGAACGAATCACTGCCTCCGCCTCAGGTTCATTAGCAGATGCCAGGAAAATCGGTGTTGATACCGCGAAAAAATTACTCGACTCGGGCGCTGGTCGGCTTATCTCAAATAACGACGATTCTTGA
- a CDS encoding potassium channel family protein, whose translation MFFHTLSNINQVRAQKQTVGQVIRIAGLLLGFTIFGTVGIRLIEGSSWLNSLYMIVITATTVGYEDPVTLSDNGKIFIIFYLMFGLGIFTYSVSQLGQWIVRQQMSSMLEQRRMQKSIANLRGHYIVCGIGRMGETISEYLHERGKPFVVIDSNEERLQAVCQPRGWFYVFGDATDDFILKSAGIDYAKALASALPGDADNVYVVLTARMLNPDFQIIARASDDKASEKIKHAGATRVVSPFRSGAVKIARFMIHPAVEDFVEVASKHVGGFQVADLQISESSPYCGKKLSETDFSDKGIMIIGICRLDQEPEMPPPSTTILNAGDSIFALGSSTAVNQLIEEFNEPDVFTETEDSKA comes from the coding sequence ATGTTTTTTCATACATTGTCAAACATCAATCAGGTAAGAGCACAAAAGCAGACGGTAGGGCAGGTGATTCGCATTGCCGGGCTGCTGTTAGGGTTTACGATTTTTGGTACAGTGGGAATTCGCCTGATCGAGGGTTCTTCGTGGTTGAACAGTCTGTATATGATTGTGATTACCGCGACGACTGTGGGGTATGAAGACCCGGTTACTTTAAGTGACAATGGTAAAATTTTTATCATTTTCTATCTTATGTTTGGTTTGGGAATCTTTACTTATAGCGTTTCCCAGCTCGGTCAGTGGATCGTTCGACAACAAATGAGTTCGATGTTGGAGCAACGACGAATGCAGAAATCAATTGCGAATTTACGTGGGCATTACATTGTGTGTGGCATAGGTCGCATGGGGGAGACTATCAGCGAATACCTCCACGAACGAGGAAAGCCATTTGTGGTGATCGACAGTAACGAAGAGCGTTTACAGGCAGTTTGTCAGCCACGCGGTTGGTTTTACGTTTTTGGTGATGCGACCGATGACTTTATTCTGAAAAGCGCGGGCATCGATTACGCAAAAGCTCTGGCGTCTGCTTTACCCGGTGATGCTGATAATGTGTATGTCGTATTAACGGCGCGAATGCTCAACCCTGATTTTCAAATTATAGCTCGTGCGAGTGATGATAAAGCGAGCGAAAAAATCAAGCATGCTGGAGCGACCCGTGTTGTGAGCCCCTTTCGCAGCGGTGCAGTTAAAATCGCTCGTTTTATGATTCACCCTGCCGTGGAAGATTTTGTTGAAGTCGCCAGCAAGCATGTTGGCGGATTCCAGGTTGCTGATTTACAGATCAGCGAAAGTAGCCCGTATTGCGGAAAAAAGTTGAGTGAAACCGACTTCAGTGATAAAGGAATCATGATCATTGGTATTTGTCGACTGGATCAGGAGCCTGAGATGCCCCCTCCCAGCACGACGATTCTCAATGCCGGCGATAGTATTTTTGCCCTGGGTTCTTCGACAGCCGTTAATCAACTGATTGAAGAATTCAATGAGCCCGATGTATTCACTGAAACTGAAGACTCGAAGGCTTAA
- a CDS encoding efflux RND transporter permease subunit, with translation MSSHPRRWLESLVDRLYNLRWGLLLISLILTGVAIFPASQLSFEQSIESLYAEDDQHLLDYLESKSLFGGDEFIFVAYSTPDLLEPEGLLEVRRYAKELSKIPGVNTELSQNLADALSPPRLNFFLRALIRRKKDELTDLFRGVLVGDDNQTTAIVLRLLPESESPVPRAETFQMIRKMANAHTPAAYVVGEPIQVHDMFRYVEEDGEILFKVSLGFLALVLFLLFRRLRWVMLPLLVVICSILWTEAILVLGHFQLSMVSSMLNSLVTIIGIATVAHVAVHFQELQRSNVSRPRAIRQTMVELLPAIFWTCATTAAGFASLLSSEIAPVRSFGIMMAIGTMMVLLAAIVLLPGGISLGYLNAPLKHSSERGLERLLKKVCIGTEHYPKTLLGFASLFVLLAGGGFYRLQIETDFSKNFRESSDIVQALDFVETRLGGASTWEVNFPAPSKLDEAFLERVRALAEDLRRVNPPDKEQLTKVISITDTLDFVPKIPFASDPVKSKLDQLKKLQPDFESSLYNPEKGRMRLVLRALERQSAEEKLSLIHKVDALAKKHFPGSEVKQSANDSKSKPAESGKAAGIFILLAYLIDSLLKDQLFSFLLAGASILTMMTIAFRSLKIGMISMVPNLFPIVLVVGAMGWFGLPLNIGTAMIASVSMGLTTDSSIHFITGFLRERSRGASITDALRRTHKSVGRAIIFATCALVAGFSVLTLSHFIPLIYFGALVSVAMIGGMLGSLILLPILLRLFYSDHLESAA, from the coding sequence ATGAGTAGTCACCCGCGGCGATGGCTTGAATCATTGGTAGACCGTCTCTACAACCTGCGCTGGGGCTTGCTTTTGATCTCTTTGATCTTGACCGGGGTTGCTATTTTCCCGGCTTCTCAACTTAGCTTCGAACAATCAATTGAGTCTCTCTACGCCGAGGATGACCAGCACTTGCTAGACTATCTGGAGAGCAAATCATTATTCGGAGGCGATGAATTTATCTTTGTTGCTTATTCAACGCCCGATTTATTAGAACCGGAAGGTCTACTAGAAGTTCGGCGTTATGCAAAAGAACTAAGTAAGATACCGGGGGTAAATACTGAATTATCTCAAAATCTGGCAGATGCTCTTTCTCCTCCTAGATTAAACTTCTTCCTACGTGCTCTAATTCGTCGAAAAAAAGACGAATTAACGGATTTATTTCGAGGGGTTCTCGTCGGCGATGACAATCAGACAACAGCAATCGTTTTGCGTTTGTTGCCGGAGAGTGAATCTCCAGTTCCCCGCGCCGAAACCTTTCAGATGATTCGCAAGATGGCAAATGCACATACACCGGCAGCTTACGTTGTCGGTGAACCCATTCAGGTTCACGATATGTTTCGCTATGTGGAGGAGGATGGAGAGATCCTTTTTAAAGTTTCCCTTGGCTTCTTGGCACTGGTTTTGTTTCTATTGTTTCGACGTTTGCGTTGGGTGATGTTACCTTTATTGGTCGTAATCTGTTCCATTTTGTGGACTGAGGCAATTCTTGTATTAGGTCACTTCCAGTTGAGTATGGTTAGTTCCATGCTCAATTCTCTGGTTACGATTATTGGGATCGCGACTGTAGCACATGTTGCTGTCCACTTTCAGGAATTGCAACGTAGCAATGTCTCACGGCCGCGAGCGATTAGACAGACAATGGTGGAGTTGTTGCCAGCAATTTTTTGGACTTGTGCTACCACAGCGGCTGGTTTCGCCTCATTACTCTCAAGTGAAATTGCACCTGTCAGAAGTTTTGGAATCATGATGGCCATCGGAACGATGATGGTGCTCCTCGCAGCCATCGTTTTGTTACCGGGAGGAATTTCATTAGGCTATCTGAATGCTCCACTCAAGCACTCCTCTGAACGTGGCCTGGAGCGATTGTTGAAAAAAGTCTGTATTGGTACAGAACATTACCCAAAAACACTATTGGGATTTGCTTCTCTATTTGTCCTATTGGCGGGGGGAGGGTTTTATCGTTTGCAGATTGAAACTGATTTCAGTAAAAACTTTCGAGAATCCAGTGATATTGTACAGGCTCTCGATTTTGTTGAGACGCGACTAGGAGGCGCTTCGACCTGGGAAGTTAATTTTCCAGCTCCCTCTAAGCTGGATGAAGCTTTTTTAGAGCGTGTACGGGCTTTGGCAGAAGATCTAAGACGAGTAAATCCTCCTGATAAAGAACAGTTAACCAAGGTGATTTCGATTACTGATACACTCGATTTTGTACCAAAAATCCCTTTTGCCTCTGACCCCGTAAAATCCAAACTGGACCAGCTCAAAAAATTACAGCCCGATTTTGAAAGCAGTCTTTATAATCCCGAAAAAGGAAGAATGCGACTCGTGTTGCGGGCCTTAGAACGCCAGTCTGCTGAGGAAAAGTTATCCTTGATTCACAAAGTCGATGCCCTCGCTAAAAAACATTTTCCCGGTTCTGAAGTCAAACAGTCGGCTAATGATTCAAAGTCAAAGCCTGCAGAATCAGGTAAAGCGGCAGGAATTTTTATACTACTGGCTTATCTGATTGACAGTTTGTTGAAAGATCAGTTATTTAGCTTTCTGTTAGCTGGTGCCAGTATTCTGACAATGATGACGATTGCATTTCGCAGCTTGAAAATAGGTATGATTTCTATGGTCCCGAACTTGTTCCCCATCGTATTAGTAGTGGGGGCAATGGGCTGGTTTGGATTGCCTTTAAATATTGGTACAGCGATGATTGCCAGCGTCTCAATGGGGCTCACGACCGATTCCAGTATTCATTTTATTACAGGCTTTCTAAGAGAACGTTCGCGTGGTGCATCAATTACAGATGCTTTGCGGCGAACTCATAAGAGTGTCGGTCGGGCAATTATCTTTGCGACATGCGCGCTGGTGGCCGGGTTCAGTGTACTCACTCTTTCACATTTCATTCCACTGATCTATTTTGGTGCGCTGGTTAGCGTTGCCATGATCGGTGGTATGTTAGGTTCTCTGATTTTATTACCTATTTTATTACGGCTGTTTTATTCTGATCACTTAGAATCAGCTGCGTAG